A stretch of the Rhinoderma darwinii isolate aRhiDar2 chromosome 3, aRhiDar2.hap1, whole genome shotgun sequence genome encodes the following:
- the MAPK6 gene encoding mitogen-activated protein kinase 6 has protein sequence MAEKFDSLMNIHGFDLGSRYMDLKPLGYGGNGLVFSAVDNDCDKRVAVKKIVLTDPQSVKHALREIKIIRRLDHENIVKVYEILGPNGSCLTDDVSSLTELNSVYIVQENMETDLAKLLEQGLLREEHARLFMYQLLRGLKYIHSANVLHRDLKPANLFINTEDLVVRVGDFGLARIMDPHYSHKGHLSEGLVTKWYRSPRLLLSPNNYTKAIDMWAAGCIFAEMLTGKTLFAGAHELEQMQLILESIPVVHEEDRQELLNVIPVYIKKDMTVPHTPLTQLLPGISPEALDFLEQILTFSPMDRLTAEEALSHPYMSIYSFPLDEPISSHPFHIEDEVDDILLMEDNHSVVYNWERYHDSQCSDHDWPIHHNFDADEVQRDPRALSDGSDEEEVQVDPRKYLDGDREKYLEDPAFDPYFSTEPSWQYSSHHENKYCDMECSHTCNFKIRSSSYLDNLVWRETEVNHYYEPKLIIDLSNWKEQSKERSDKRGKSKCERNGLVKAQIALEEASQQLVDKEREKRKEFDFDSFIAGTIELSLQQDPSSVDKLNDLNSSVAQLEYKSLISKSVSLEKQEKGMVNLAQLGALNQNSWESPIISSEDCFLIDQFCCEVRKDDHVEKENAYTGYLDNLFSKREEAEVLDPEPTEDEKVGSKENDEGIWSFSGDLILNKQLDCIGIPQFQNPLGSPLKSIQATLTPSVMKSSPQVPHKSYSSILKHLN, from the exons atggcagaaaagttTGACAGTCTCATGAACATTCATGGGTTTGATTTGGGCTCTCGTTATATGGACTTAAAACCGCTTGGCTATGGTGGGAATGGCTTAGTTTTTTCTGCTGTTGACAATGACTGTGATAAGCGAGTGGCTGTGAAGAAAATTGTCTTGACAGATCCTCAGAGTGTCAAACATGCTCTGCGGGAAATCAAAATTATCCGAAGACTTGATCACGAAAACATTGTTAAAGTATACGAAATTCTCGGCCCCAATGGAAGTTGCTTAACCGATGATGTGAGCTCCCTAACCGAGCTGAACTCTGTTTACATTGTTCAGGAAAACATGGAGACCGATCTAGCCAAGCTCCTGGAGCAAGGCCTACTACGTGAAGAGCACGCCCGTCTTTTCATGTACCAGCTGTTACGTGGGCTTAAGTACATCCACTCTGCTAATGTGCTACACAGAGATCTCAAGCCAGCAAACCTGTTCATTAACACTGAAGATTTGGTAGTAAGGGTTGGAGATTTTGGTCTTGCACGTATTATGGATCCCCATTACTCACATAAG GGACATCTTTCTGAAGGGCTTGTAACAAAATGGTACAGATCTCCTCGCCTTTTACTTTCTCCCAACAATTACACTAAAGCTATTGACATGTGGGCGGCTGGATGCATTTTTGCTGAGATGTTAACTGGAAAGACCCTGTTTGCAG GTGCTCATGAACTTGAGCAAATGCAGCTGATCTTAGAATCGATACCTGTTGTACATGAAGAGGACCGACAAGAACTTCTCAATGTCATCCCAGTCTATATAAAAAAGGATATGACTGTTCCACATACTCCTTTGACACAGCTTCTCCCAGGCATCAGCCCTGAAG CACTAGATTTCCTGGAGCAAATTCTGACCTTTAGTCCTATGGATAGACTAACAGCAGAAGAAGCTTTGTCTCACCCATACATGAGCATCTATTCGTTTCCACTGGATGAGCCAATTTCCAGCCATCCTTTTCATATTGAAGATGAGGTGGATGATATTTTATTGATGGAGGACAACCACAGCGTTGTTTATAATTGGGAAAG ATATCATGATAGTCAGTGTTCAGATCATGACTGGCCTATACACCATAATTTTGATGCTGATGAAGTTCAGCGTGATCCAAGGGCTCTCTCTGATggaagcgatgaagaggaggtgcAGGTTGACCCTCGCAAATATCTGGATGGAGATCGTGAAAAGTATTTGGAAGATCCAGCTTTTGACCCTTACTTTTCTACTGAGCCTTCTTGGCAATACTCAAGTCACCATGAGAACAAATATTGTGATATGGAGTGTAGCCATACTTGTAACTTCAAAATAAGGTCTTCATCTTATCTAGATAATCTAGTTTGGAGGGAGACTGAGGTGAATCACTATTACGAGCCCAAACTTATTATAGATTTATCTAACTGGAAAGAGCAAAGTAAGGAGAGGTCTGATAAGAGAGGCAagtcaaaatgtgaaagaaaTGGTCTGGTAAAAGCTCAGATAGCTCTTGAGGAAGCTTCACAGCAATTAGTTGATAAAGAAAGGGAGAAACGTAAAGAATTTGACTTTGATTCATTTATAGCAGGTACCATTGAGCTTAGTTTGCAACAAGATCCTTCCAGTGTTGACAAACTCAACGACTTGAATAGCTCTGTTGCACAACTTGAATACAAGTCTTTAATATCAAAATCTGTAAGCCTGGAGAAACAGGAGAAAGGAATGGTCAACCTGGCACAATTAGGTGCCCTAAACCAAAATTCTTGGGAAAGTCCGATTATAAGCAGTGAAGACTGTTTCCTCATAGACCAGTTTTGTTGTGAAGTAAGAAAAGACGATCATGTTGAAAAGGAAAATGCTTACACAGGTTACTTAGATAATTTATTTAGTAAGAGAGAAGAGGCAGAAGTGTTAGATCCTGAGCCAACAGAAGATGAAAAGGTTGGGAGTAAAGAAAACGACGAGGGCATTTGGAGTTTTAGTGGAGACCTTATCCTTAATAAGCAGCTGGATTGTATTGGTATTCCCCAATTTCAAAATCCTCTTGGTTCGCCCCTTAAATCGATACAAGCCACACTGACCCCTTCTGTCATGAAATCGTCCCCACAAGTTCCCCACAAAAGTTACAGCAGCATTCTAAAACATCTAAACTAA